In the Phaseolus vulgaris cultivar G19833 chromosome 7, P. vulgaris v2.0, whole genome shotgun sequence genome, one interval contains:
- the LOC137827623 gene encoding TNF receptor-associated factor homolog 1a-like isoform X2, giving the protein MTGIVSEESRVGKSVEGISNGQRCQYGEALAEWRSSEQVENGITSTSPPYWDSDDGDDGPKPSELFGRYTWKIEKFSQINKRELRSSPFEVGGYKWYILIYPQGCDVCNHLSLFLCVANHDKLLPGWSHFAQFTIAVVNKEPKKSKYSDTLHRFWKKEHDWGWKKFMELSKVYDGFVDTSDNLIIKAQVQVIREKSERPFRCLDCQYRRELVRVYLTNVEQICRRFVEERRSKLGKLIEDKARWSSFFSFWREIDQTSKRHMSREKTDVILKVVVKHFFIEKEVTSTLVMDSLHSGLKALEGQTKNQKAKVKLLDSEEIPAPIVHVEKDMFVLVDDVLLLLERVAVEPLPPKDEKCPQNRTKDGSSGEDFNKDSIERDERRLTELGRRTLEIFVLAHIFSNKIEVAYQEAVALKRQEELIREEEAAWQAESDQKAKRGSEREKKSKKKQAKQKRNNRKGKDKGREERSTVSVHEKDQDNAADDKNDSKMEEALAVSEKPDAMEDVSDVSDSVDGVSEMLQPDSEDRDASTVNWDTDASEVNRPSEASNNGIGGASTTQNGMSEKRSCSVIDDSSSTCSTDSLPSVVINDLHKGISTNYKVQKLPSRGKNRGKTSSDVSSWTKEIDSQPSRSAADAGDANNESGSGKTGKSESEVVVLCLQDQLKWAEQHVAKKEEEFLSVKKRGVRDLVEAERSVDNDSLQKEKISAVASSAISPPRNLSSSIQMKLEHKTSITVYPVHVRKTSLSGSQQTDKDPSSPFTSAISVPAVSKTEIQKTSTARLVERSEAQVPIMSRPSSAPLVPGPRPTAPVASMVQTAPLLARSVSATARLGPDPLPATHRHAPQSYRNVIMGSPVASTAATHSSSSSSGVNPLPGYSQPSSSVSSVLLSQSSHRLDKSAGQSGVHFSMIARDALQNGPQWIESSQRESSRMFFDKPSRLDDAQNHDLCRPVHSRSTGNMSTEFPVCASGRQSQGLMVDEFPHLDIINDLLDEEHGIGKSAKSSSAFQSLNNGPQLLNRQFTFPGDLAANDDLGSSTSSCRFERSRSYHHDHRFHGGYRLSGGDYDSLRDYNPPMSSVHCVNGQVDGLIPNQWQVAGSDLLYLDMRNTENDNYAYFPDYSNMTCGVNGYTVFRP; this is encoded by the exons ATGACTGGGATTGTGAGTGAGGAGTCTAGAGTGGGAAAGTCTGTGGAGGGAATTTCAAATGGGCAGCGATGTCAATACGGGGAAGCATTGGCAGAATGGCGGTCTTCTGAGCAGGTTGAGAATGGAATCACATCTACTTCTCCCCCTTATTGGGACTCTGACGATGGAGATGATG GACCAAAACCTTCGGAGTTGTTTGGAAGATATACGTGGAAGATAGAAAAGTTTTCTCAAATTAACAAAAGGGAACTTCGCAGTAGTCCATTTGAGGTTGGCGGCTACAAATG GTATATTTTAATCTATCCACAAGGCTGTGATGTTTGCAATCATCTCTCACTCTTTCTTTGTGTTGCTAATCATGACAAACTTCTTCCAG GATGGAGTCATTTTGCTCAATTTACAATAGCTGTGGTCAATAAAGAACCAAAGAAATCAAAATATTCTG ATACATTGCATCGATTTTGGAAGAAGGAGCATGACTGGGGATGGAAAAAGTTTATGGAACTGTCAAAGGTGTATGATGGATTTGTTGACACTTCAGACAATCTGATAATAAAAGCTCAAGTTCAAGTCATAAG GGAGAAATCAGAGAGACCTTTCCGGTGCCTTGATTGTCAGTATAGGAGAGAGCTTGTTAGGGTATATTTGACAAATGTAGAACAAATTTGTCGGCGTTTTGTGGAGGAGAGAAGAAGCAAACTTGGGAAGTTGATAGAGGATAAAGCTAGGTGGTCAAG CTTCTTTTCTTTCTGGCGGGAAATTGATCAAACTTCTAAGCGCCACATGTCTAGGGAGAAGACAGATGTAATTTTGAAAGTAGTTGTAAAGCACTTCTTTATAGAGAAAGAAGTCACTTCTACTTTGGTAATGGATTCCTTGCATAGTGGATTGAAGGCTCTTGAAGGCCAGACTAAGAACCAAAAAGCTAAAGTGAAATTGCTGGATTCTGAAGAAATACCAGCACCAATTGTTCATGTTGAGAAAGATATGTTTGTTTTGGTGGATGATGTTTTACTGCTACTTGAAAGGGTTGCGGTAGAACCACTGCCTCCTAAAGATGAAAAGTGCCCTCAAAACCGGACAAAG GATGGAAGTTCTGgagaggatttcaacaaagatTCTATTGAGCGTGATGAAAGGCGTTTAACAGAATTGGGTCGTAGGACTTTGGAAATATTTGTCCTTGCGCATATATTCAG TAATAAAATTGAGGTTGCCTACCAGGAAGCTGTTGCACTCAAAAGACAAGAAGAACTCATCCGTGAAGAAGAAGCTGCATGGCAAGCTGAAAGTGATCAAAAAGCAAAACGTGGGAGTGAGAGGGAAAAAAAGTCAAAGAAAAAACAG GCCAAACAAAAACGTAACAACCGGAAAGGAAAAGACAAAGGGAGGGAGGAGAGGTCTACTGTCTCTGTACATGAGAAGGACCAAGACAATGCTGCTGATGACAAAAATGATTCTAAAATGGAGGAAGCTCTAGCTGTGTCTGAAAAGCCTGATGCCATGGAAGATGTTTCTGATGTGTCTGACTCTGTAGATGGAGTTTCTGAAATGCTTCAGCCTGATTCAGAAGACAGAGATGCCAGTACTGTTAATTGGGATACCGATGCATCAGAAGTCAATCGTCCATCTGAGGCTAGCAACAATGGCATAGGTGGTGCTTCAACCACACAAAATGGAATGTCTGAGAAAAGGAGCTGTTCAGTGATAGATGATAGTTCTTCAACATGTTCTACCGATTCTTTGCCGTCAGTAGTCATTAATGACCTCCACAAGGGAATTTCCACAAATTATAAAGTCCAAAAGTTGCCTAGCAG AGGTAAGAACCGAGGCAAAACATCATCTGATGTGAGTAGTTGGACGAAAGAAATAGATAGTCAGCCATCTCGTTCTGCTGCAGATGCTGGGGATGCTAACAATGAGTCTGGAAGTGGTAAGACTGGCAAGTCTGAGTCTGAGGTTGTTGTCCTCTGCTTACAAGATCAGTTGAAGTGGGCTGAGCAGCATGTTGCCAAAAAG gaagaggagtTTCTTTCAGTGAAGAAACGGGGCGTCAGAGACCTTGTTGAGGCAGAGAGATCTGTTGACAATGATAGTCTACAAAAAGAGAAGATATCAGCTGTGGCATCCTCAGCCATTAGCCCTCCTAGAAACTTATCCTCCTCTATTCAAATGAAGTTAGAACACAAGACTAGCATTACCGTATATCCTGTTCATGTCAGGAAGACATCTTTAAGTGGCTCCCAACAGACTGATAAAGATCCATCTTCACCTTTTACTTCTGCAATATCAGTGCCAGCTGTGTCCAAAACCGAGATCCAAAAGACTTCAACTGCAAGATTAGTTGAAAGATCTGAGGCACAAGTGCCAATCATGTCAAGACCTTCAAGTGCTCCTTTAGTTCCTGGTCCCAGGCCAACTGCCCCTGTTGCCTCCATGGTTCAAACAGCTCCCCTACTTGCACGCTCAGTGAGTGCAACTGCCCGGTTGGGTCCTGATCCCTTACCTGCTACCCATAGGCATGCTCCTCAATCCTACAGAAATGTGATTATGGGGAGCCCTGTGGCCTCAACTGCTGCTACCCATTCCAGCTCCTCAAGTTCAGGAGTAAACCCATTGCCTGGCTATTCTCAACCATCTTCCTCAGTTTCATCTGTACTTTTATCCCAGAGCTCTCATAGATTGGACAAAAGTGCTGGTCAGTCTGGTGTTCATTTTAGCATGATTGCTCGGGATGCTTTACAGAATGGTCCCCAGTGGATTGAAAGTTCTCAAAGGGAATCAAGCAGAATGTTCTTTGATAAACCCTCCAGGCTCGATGATGCTCAAAATCATGACTTGTGCAGGCCAGTGCACAGTAGATCAACGGGCAACATGTCAACTGAGTTCCCTGTCTGTGCATCTGGGCGTCAGAGCCAAGGGTTAATGGTGGATGAGTTCCCACACCTTGATATCATAAATGACCTGCTGGATGAAGAACATGGTATTGGGAAGTCGGCTAAATCAAGTTCAGCATTCCAGTCTCTGAATAATGGGCCGCAGTTGCTAAATCGACAGTTCACTTTTCCTGGGGATTTGGCTGCAAATGATGATCTGGGATCTTCAACCAGTTCTTGCAGGTTTGAGCGATCACGAAGTTACCATCATGACCATAGATTTCACGGAGGGTATAGGTTGTCTGGTGGGGATTATGATTCACTGAGGGATTATAATCCACCGATGAGTAGTGTGCATTGCGTCAATGGTCAGGTAGATGGGTTGATACCAAACCAATGGCAAGTGGCTGGTTCCGATCTGTTGTATCTCGACATGAGAAACACAGAGAACGATAATTATGCATACTTTCCAGATTACTCAAATATGACATGCGGTGTCAATGGTTATACTGTATTCAGGCCATGA
- the LOC137827623 gene encoding TNF receptor-associated factor homolog 1a-like isoform X1 has product MTGIVSEESRVGKSVEGISNGQRCQYGEALAEWRSSEQVENGITSTSPPYWDSDDGDDGPKPSELFGRYTWKIEKFSQINKRELRSSPFEVGGYKWYILIYPQGCDVCNHLSLFLCVANHDKLLPGWSHFAQFTIAVVNKEPKKSKYSDTLHRFWKKEHDWGWKKFMELSKVYDGFVDTSDNLIIKAQVQVIREKSERPFRCLDCQYRRELVRVYLTNVEQICRRFVEERRSKLGKLIEDKARWSSFFSFWREIDQTSKRHMSREKTDVILKVVVKHFFIEKEVTSTLVMDSLHSGLKALEGQTKNQKAKVKLLDSEEIPAPIVHVEKDMFVLVDDVLLLLERVAVEPLPPKDEKCPQNRTKFLQDGSSGEDFNKDSIERDERRLTELGRRTLEIFVLAHIFSNKIEVAYQEAVALKRQEELIREEEAAWQAESDQKAKRGSEREKKSKKKQAKQKRNNRKGKDKGREERSTVSVHEKDQDNAADDKNDSKMEEALAVSEKPDAMEDVSDVSDSVDGVSEMLQPDSEDRDASTVNWDTDASEVNRPSEASNNGIGGASTTQNGMSEKRSCSVIDDSSSTCSTDSLPSVVINDLHKGISTNYKVQKLPSRGKNRGKTSSDVSSWTKEIDSQPSRSAADAGDANNESGSGKTGKSESEVVVLCLQDQLKWAEQHVAKKEEEFLSVKKRGVRDLVEAERSVDNDSLQKEKISAVASSAISPPRNLSSSIQMKLEHKTSITVYPVHVRKTSLSGSQQTDKDPSSPFTSAISVPAVSKTEIQKTSTARLVERSEAQVPIMSRPSSAPLVPGPRPTAPVASMVQTAPLLARSVSATARLGPDPLPATHRHAPQSYRNVIMGSPVASTAATHSSSSSSGVNPLPGYSQPSSSVSSVLLSQSSHRLDKSAGQSGVHFSMIARDALQNGPQWIESSQRESSRMFFDKPSRLDDAQNHDLCRPVHSRSTGNMSTEFPVCASGRQSQGLMVDEFPHLDIINDLLDEEHGIGKSAKSSSAFQSLNNGPQLLNRQFTFPGDLAANDDLGSSTSSCRFERSRSYHHDHRFHGGYRLSGGDYDSLRDYNPPMSSVHCVNGQVDGLIPNQWQVAGSDLLYLDMRNTENDNYAYFPDYSNMTCGVNGYTVFRP; this is encoded by the exons ATGACTGGGATTGTGAGTGAGGAGTCTAGAGTGGGAAAGTCTGTGGAGGGAATTTCAAATGGGCAGCGATGTCAATACGGGGAAGCATTGGCAGAATGGCGGTCTTCTGAGCAGGTTGAGAATGGAATCACATCTACTTCTCCCCCTTATTGGGACTCTGACGATGGAGATGATG GACCAAAACCTTCGGAGTTGTTTGGAAGATATACGTGGAAGATAGAAAAGTTTTCTCAAATTAACAAAAGGGAACTTCGCAGTAGTCCATTTGAGGTTGGCGGCTACAAATG GTATATTTTAATCTATCCACAAGGCTGTGATGTTTGCAATCATCTCTCACTCTTTCTTTGTGTTGCTAATCATGACAAACTTCTTCCAG GATGGAGTCATTTTGCTCAATTTACAATAGCTGTGGTCAATAAAGAACCAAAGAAATCAAAATATTCTG ATACATTGCATCGATTTTGGAAGAAGGAGCATGACTGGGGATGGAAAAAGTTTATGGAACTGTCAAAGGTGTATGATGGATTTGTTGACACTTCAGACAATCTGATAATAAAAGCTCAAGTTCAAGTCATAAG GGAGAAATCAGAGAGACCTTTCCGGTGCCTTGATTGTCAGTATAGGAGAGAGCTTGTTAGGGTATATTTGACAAATGTAGAACAAATTTGTCGGCGTTTTGTGGAGGAGAGAAGAAGCAAACTTGGGAAGTTGATAGAGGATAAAGCTAGGTGGTCAAG CTTCTTTTCTTTCTGGCGGGAAATTGATCAAACTTCTAAGCGCCACATGTCTAGGGAGAAGACAGATGTAATTTTGAAAGTAGTTGTAAAGCACTTCTTTATAGAGAAAGAAGTCACTTCTACTTTGGTAATGGATTCCTTGCATAGTGGATTGAAGGCTCTTGAAGGCCAGACTAAGAACCAAAAAGCTAAAGTGAAATTGCTGGATTCTGAAGAAATACCAGCACCAATTGTTCATGTTGAGAAAGATATGTTTGTTTTGGTGGATGATGTTTTACTGCTACTTGAAAGGGTTGCGGTAGAACCACTGCCTCCTAAAGATGAAAAGTGCCCTCAAAACCGGACAAAG tttttgcAGGATGGAAGTTCTGgagaggatttcaacaaagatTCTATTGAGCGTGATGAAAGGCGTTTAACAGAATTGGGTCGTAGGACTTTGGAAATATTTGTCCTTGCGCATATATTCAG TAATAAAATTGAGGTTGCCTACCAGGAAGCTGTTGCACTCAAAAGACAAGAAGAACTCATCCGTGAAGAAGAAGCTGCATGGCAAGCTGAAAGTGATCAAAAAGCAAAACGTGGGAGTGAGAGGGAAAAAAAGTCAAAGAAAAAACAG GCCAAACAAAAACGTAACAACCGGAAAGGAAAAGACAAAGGGAGGGAGGAGAGGTCTACTGTCTCTGTACATGAGAAGGACCAAGACAATGCTGCTGATGACAAAAATGATTCTAAAATGGAGGAAGCTCTAGCTGTGTCTGAAAAGCCTGATGCCATGGAAGATGTTTCTGATGTGTCTGACTCTGTAGATGGAGTTTCTGAAATGCTTCAGCCTGATTCAGAAGACAGAGATGCCAGTACTGTTAATTGGGATACCGATGCATCAGAAGTCAATCGTCCATCTGAGGCTAGCAACAATGGCATAGGTGGTGCTTCAACCACACAAAATGGAATGTCTGAGAAAAGGAGCTGTTCAGTGATAGATGATAGTTCTTCAACATGTTCTACCGATTCTTTGCCGTCAGTAGTCATTAATGACCTCCACAAGGGAATTTCCACAAATTATAAAGTCCAAAAGTTGCCTAGCAG AGGTAAGAACCGAGGCAAAACATCATCTGATGTGAGTAGTTGGACGAAAGAAATAGATAGTCAGCCATCTCGTTCTGCTGCAGATGCTGGGGATGCTAACAATGAGTCTGGAAGTGGTAAGACTGGCAAGTCTGAGTCTGAGGTTGTTGTCCTCTGCTTACAAGATCAGTTGAAGTGGGCTGAGCAGCATGTTGCCAAAAAG gaagaggagtTTCTTTCAGTGAAGAAACGGGGCGTCAGAGACCTTGTTGAGGCAGAGAGATCTGTTGACAATGATAGTCTACAAAAAGAGAAGATATCAGCTGTGGCATCCTCAGCCATTAGCCCTCCTAGAAACTTATCCTCCTCTATTCAAATGAAGTTAGAACACAAGACTAGCATTACCGTATATCCTGTTCATGTCAGGAAGACATCTTTAAGTGGCTCCCAACAGACTGATAAAGATCCATCTTCACCTTTTACTTCTGCAATATCAGTGCCAGCTGTGTCCAAAACCGAGATCCAAAAGACTTCAACTGCAAGATTAGTTGAAAGATCTGAGGCACAAGTGCCAATCATGTCAAGACCTTCAAGTGCTCCTTTAGTTCCTGGTCCCAGGCCAACTGCCCCTGTTGCCTCCATGGTTCAAACAGCTCCCCTACTTGCACGCTCAGTGAGTGCAACTGCCCGGTTGGGTCCTGATCCCTTACCTGCTACCCATAGGCATGCTCCTCAATCCTACAGAAATGTGATTATGGGGAGCCCTGTGGCCTCAACTGCTGCTACCCATTCCAGCTCCTCAAGTTCAGGAGTAAACCCATTGCCTGGCTATTCTCAACCATCTTCCTCAGTTTCATCTGTACTTTTATCCCAGAGCTCTCATAGATTGGACAAAAGTGCTGGTCAGTCTGGTGTTCATTTTAGCATGATTGCTCGGGATGCTTTACAGAATGGTCCCCAGTGGATTGAAAGTTCTCAAAGGGAATCAAGCAGAATGTTCTTTGATAAACCCTCCAGGCTCGATGATGCTCAAAATCATGACTTGTGCAGGCCAGTGCACAGTAGATCAACGGGCAACATGTCAACTGAGTTCCCTGTCTGTGCATCTGGGCGTCAGAGCCAAGGGTTAATGGTGGATGAGTTCCCACACCTTGATATCATAAATGACCTGCTGGATGAAGAACATGGTATTGGGAAGTCGGCTAAATCAAGTTCAGCATTCCAGTCTCTGAATAATGGGCCGCAGTTGCTAAATCGACAGTTCACTTTTCCTGGGGATTTGGCTGCAAATGATGATCTGGGATCTTCAACCAGTTCTTGCAGGTTTGAGCGATCACGAAGTTACCATCATGACCATAGATTTCACGGAGGGTATAGGTTGTCTGGTGGGGATTATGATTCACTGAGGGATTATAATCCACCGATGAGTAGTGTGCATTGCGTCAATGGTCAGGTAGATGGGTTGATACCAAACCAATGGCAAGTGGCTGGTTCCGATCTGTTGTATCTCGACATGAGAAACACAGAGAACGATAATTATGCATACTTTCCAGATTACTCAAATATGACATGCGGTGTCAATGGTTATACTGTATTCAGGCCATGA
- the LOC137827623 gene encoding TNF receptor-associated factor homolog 1b-like isoform X5 — MELSKVYDGFVDTSDNLIIKAQVQVIREKSERPFRCLDCQYRRELVRVYLTNVEQICRRFVEERRSKLGKLIEDKARWSSFFSFWREIDQTSKRHMSREKTDVILKVVVKHFFIEKEVTSTLVMDSLHSGLKALEGQTKNQKAKVKLLDSEEIPAPIVHVEKDMFVLVDDVLLLLERVAVEPLPPKDEKCPQNRTKFLQDGSSGEDFNKDSIERDERRLTELGRRTLEIFVLAHIFSNKIEVAYQEAVALKRQEELIREEEAAWQAESDQKAKRGSEREKKSKKKQAKQKRNNRKGKDKGREERSTVSVHEKDQDNAADDKNDSKMEEALAVSEKPDAMEDVSDVSDSVDGVSEMLQPDSEDRDASTVNWDTDASEVNRPSEASNNGIGGASTTQNGMSEKRSCSVIDDSSSTCSTDSLPSVVINDLHKGISTNYKVQKLPSRGKNRGKTSSDVSSWTKEIDSQPSRSAADAGDANNESGSGKTGKSESEVVVLCLQDQLKWAEQHVAKKEEEFLSVKKRGVRDLVEAERSVDNDSLQKEKISAVASSAISPPRNLSSSIQMKLEHKTSITVYPVHVRKTSLSGSQQTDKDPSSPFTSAISVPAVSKTEIQKTSTARLVERSEAQVPIMSRPSSAPLVPGPRPTAPVASMVQTAPLLARSVSATARLGPDPLPATHRHAPQSYRNVIMGSPVASTAATHSSSSSSGVNPLPGYSQPSSSVSSVLLSQSSHRLDKSAGQSGVHFSMIARDALQNGPQWIESSQRESSRMFFDKPSRLDDAQNHDLCRPVHSRSTGNMSTEFPVCASGRQSQGLMVDEFPHLDIINDLLDEEHGIGKSAKSSSAFQSLNNGPQLLNRQFTFPGDLAANDDLGSSTSSCRFERSRSYHHDHRFHGGYRLSGGDYDSLRDYNPPMSSVHCVNGQVDGLIPNQWQVAGSDLLYLDMRNTENDNYAYFPDYSNMTCGVNGYTVFRP, encoded by the exons ATGGAACTGTCAAAGGTGTATGATGGATTTGTTGACACTTCAGACAATCTGATAATAAAAGCTCAAGTTCAAGTCATAAG GGAGAAATCAGAGAGACCTTTCCGGTGCCTTGATTGTCAGTATAGGAGAGAGCTTGTTAGGGTATATTTGACAAATGTAGAACAAATTTGTCGGCGTTTTGTGGAGGAGAGAAGAAGCAAACTTGGGAAGTTGATAGAGGATAAAGCTAGGTGGTCAAG CTTCTTTTCTTTCTGGCGGGAAATTGATCAAACTTCTAAGCGCCACATGTCTAGGGAGAAGACAGATGTAATTTTGAAAGTAGTTGTAAAGCACTTCTTTATAGAGAAAGAAGTCACTTCTACTTTGGTAATGGATTCCTTGCATAGTGGATTGAAGGCTCTTGAAGGCCAGACTAAGAACCAAAAAGCTAAAGTGAAATTGCTGGATTCTGAAGAAATACCAGCACCAATTGTTCATGTTGAGAAAGATATGTTTGTTTTGGTGGATGATGTTTTACTGCTACTTGAAAGGGTTGCGGTAGAACCACTGCCTCCTAAAGATGAAAAGTGCCCTCAAAACCGGACAAAG tttttgcAGGATGGAAGTTCTGgagaggatttcaacaaagatTCTATTGAGCGTGATGAAAGGCGTTTAACAGAATTGGGTCGTAGGACTTTGGAAATATTTGTCCTTGCGCATATATTCAG TAATAAAATTGAGGTTGCCTACCAGGAAGCTGTTGCACTCAAAAGACAAGAAGAACTCATCCGTGAAGAAGAAGCTGCATGGCAAGCTGAAAGTGATCAAAAAGCAAAACGTGGGAGTGAGAGGGAAAAAAAGTCAAAGAAAAAACAG GCCAAACAAAAACGTAACAACCGGAAAGGAAAAGACAAAGGGAGGGAGGAGAGGTCTACTGTCTCTGTACATGAGAAGGACCAAGACAATGCTGCTGATGACAAAAATGATTCTAAAATGGAGGAAGCTCTAGCTGTGTCTGAAAAGCCTGATGCCATGGAAGATGTTTCTGATGTGTCTGACTCTGTAGATGGAGTTTCTGAAATGCTTCAGCCTGATTCAGAAGACAGAGATGCCAGTACTGTTAATTGGGATACCGATGCATCAGAAGTCAATCGTCCATCTGAGGCTAGCAACAATGGCATAGGTGGTGCTTCAACCACACAAAATGGAATGTCTGAGAAAAGGAGCTGTTCAGTGATAGATGATAGTTCTTCAACATGTTCTACCGATTCTTTGCCGTCAGTAGTCATTAATGACCTCCACAAGGGAATTTCCACAAATTATAAAGTCCAAAAGTTGCCTAGCAG AGGTAAGAACCGAGGCAAAACATCATCTGATGTGAGTAGTTGGACGAAAGAAATAGATAGTCAGCCATCTCGTTCTGCTGCAGATGCTGGGGATGCTAACAATGAGTCTGGAAGTGGTAAGACTGGCAAGTCTGAGTCTGAGGTTGTTGTCCTCTGCTTACAAGATCAGTTGAAGTGGGCTGAGCAGCATGTTGCCAAAAAG gaagaggagtTTCTTTCAGTGAAGAAACGGGGCGTCAGAGACCTTGTTGAGGCAGAGAGATCTGTTGACAATGATAGTCTACAAAAAGAGAAGATATCAGCTGTGGCATCCTCAGCCATTAGCCCTCCTAGAAACTTATCCTCCTCTATTCAAATGAAGTTAGAACACAAGACTAGCATTACCGTATATCCTGTTCATGTCAGGAAGACATCTTTAAGTGGCTCCCAACAGACTGATAAAGATCCATCTTCACCTTTTACTTCTGCAATATCAGTGCCAGCTGTGTCCAAAACCGAGATCCAAAAGACTTCAACTGCAAGATTAGTTGAAAGATCTGAGGCACAAGTGCCAATCATGTCAAGACCTTCAAGTGCTCCTTTAGTTCCTGGTCCCAGGCCAACTGCCCCTGTTGCCTCCATGGTTCAAACAGCTCCCCTACTTGCACGCTCAGTGAGTGCAACTGCCCGGTTGGGTCCTGATCCCTTACCTGCTACCCATAGGCATGCTCCTCAATCCTACAGAAATGTGATTATGGGGAGCCCTGTGGCCTCAACTGCTGCTACCCATTCCAGCTCCTCAAGTTCAGGAGTAAACCCATTGCCTGGCTATTCTCAACCATCTTCCTCAGTTTCATCTGTACTTTTATCCCAGAGCTCTCATAGATTGGACAAAAGTGCTGGTCAGTCTGGTGTTCATTTTAGCATGATTGCTCGGGATGCTTTACAGAATGGTCCCCAGTGGATTGAAAGTTCTCAAAGGGAATCAAGCAGAATGTTCTTTGATAAACCCTCCAGGCTCGATGATGCTCAAAATCATGACTTGTGCAGGCCAGTGCACAGTAGATCAACGGGCAACATGTCAACTGAGTTCCCTGTCTGTGCATCTGGGCGTCAGAGCCAAGGGTTAATGGTGGATGAGTTCCCACACCTTGATATCATAAATGACCTGCTGGATGAAGAACATGGTATTGGGAAGTCGGCTAAATCAAGTTCAGCATTCCAGTCTCTGAATAATGGGCCGCAGTTGCTAAATCGACAGTTCACTTTTCCTGGGGATTTGGCTGCAAATGATGATCTGGGATCTTCAACCAGTTCTTGCAGGTTTGAGCGATCACGAAGTTACCATCATGACCATAGATTTCACGGAGGGTATAGGTTGTCTGGTGGGGATTATGATTCACTGAGGGATTATAATCCACCGATGAGTAGTGTGCATTGCGTCAATGGTCAGGTAGATGGGTTGATACCAAACCAATGGCAAGTGGCTGGTTCCGATCTGTTGTATCTCGACATGAGAAACACAGAGAACGATAATTATGCATACTTTCCAGATTACTCAAATATGACATGCGGTGTCAATGGTTATACTGTATTCAGGCCATGA